In Silene latifolia isolate original U9 population chromosome 3, ASM4854445v1, whole genome shotgun sequence, a single window of DNA contains:
- the LOC141646673 gene encoding NAC domain-containing protein 54-like, which translates to MAPVSLPPGFRFHPTDEELVAYYLKRKINGRKIDLEIIPEVDLYKCEPWELPCKSILPSKDLEWYFFSPRDRKYPNGSRTNRATKAGYWKATGKDRKVNSQVRAVGMKKTLVYYRGRAPHGHRTGWVMHEYRLDERECEIANGLQDAYALCRIFKKTIPPTPPKMHQQFGYQNMAQMSSDQQSSSIDLYNEGRCNDFDNNYSEFSVPIERSSTNFTHCHGSSSSLSNMGDGQWTHLNNDQQDFSFPTPSFQNCGSMSFPPSKVDIAIECSRLQHRFSLPPLEVEENTQFGATLSELGMSQPMFNSNTTNNNTSGVDIIDEILSVAHAQQQSNYSNTSNNSILLRQNYNINNNLINQGNYMQNMENSWDNMNRTSSYGMRDDNEECKFGKMVDFSDLVVKPEGTMDMSHVEEYGTIPIENTSTLHGDHGIPQDNNFEHEFMDDEDLAKSFINDDDLDNFSSTPSFEVFEEVEVNHNLYQSSKWISETHFHQVEPTKTVQFYLQRTKISPSTTIALFEHNHRQYQKQPSSLFAKLLGFAKNSIRVTSGYTTKTMRSMKKIHGEDNDLGNKIEGILSNLFVNRVWPSMTVVLALCMYHMG; encoded by the exons ATGGCTCCTGTTTCATTACCACCCGGGTTTCGATTCCATCCAACAGACGAGGAGCTAGTTGCTTATTACCTTAAGAGGAAGATCAATGGTAGGAAGATTGATTTGGAGATTATTCCTGAAGTTGATCTTTATAAGTGTGAGCCTTGGGAGTTGCCAT GTAAATCGATATTACCAAGCAAGGATTTGGAATGGTATTTTTTTAGCCCAAGGGATCGAAAATACCCAAATGGTTCAAGGACGAACCGTGCCACAAAAGCCGGGTATTGGAAGGCAACGGGAAAAGATCGGAAGGTGAACTCTCAAGTTCGAGCCGTGGGAATGAAGAAGACATTGGTTTATTATAGGGGACGTGCACCTCATGGTCATCGGACCGGTTGGGTTATGCATGAATATCGCCTTGATGAAAGGGAATGTGAAATCGCTAATGGTTTACAG GATGCATATGCATTATGTAGAATATTCAAGAAAACAATACCTCCAACACCACCCAAGATGCATCAACAATTTGGGTACCAAAACATGGCTCAAATGTCAAGTGATCAACAATCATCAAGTATAGACTTATACAATGAAGGAAGATGCAATGATTTTGATAATAATTATTCCGAGTTTTCGGTCCCAATTGAGAGAAGCTCAACCAACTTCACACATTGTCATGGATCTTCTTCTTCTCTTAGTAATATGGGTGATGGACAATGGACCCATTTGAATAATGATCAACAAGattttagctttccaactcctTCATTTCAAAATTGTGGCTCCATGTCATTCCCTCCATCTAAG GTTGATATCGCAATAGAGTGTTCAAGGTTGCAACACCGATTCTCCTTACCACCATTGGAGGTGGAAGAAAACACACAATTTGGAGCAACCCTATCGGAATTGGGAATGTCACAACCAATGTTTAATAGTAATACGACAAATAATAATACAAGCGGAGTTGATATTATTGATGAAATTCTTTCTGTAGCTCATGCTCAACAACAATCAAACTATAGTAATACTTCAAATAATAGTATATTATTGAGACAAAAttacaatattaataataatttaattaaccaaggAAATTACATGCAAAATATGGAGAATTCTTGGGATAATATGAATAGAACAAGTTCATATGGTATGAGGGACGATAATGAAGAATGCAAATTTGGAAAAATGGTTGATTTTTCTGATTTGGTTGTCAAGCCTGAAGGCACTATGGATATG AGTCACGTCGAAGAATATGGCACAATTCCGATAGAGAACACCTCAACATTACACGGCGACCATGGAATTCCACAAG ACAACAATTTCGAACATGAATTCATGGACGACGAGGATCTAGCCAAGAGCTTCATCAACGACGACGACCTAGACAATTTCTCAAGTACACCAAGTTTCGAAGTATTTGAAGAAGTTGAAGTGAACCACAACCTATAccaatcatctaaatggatatcCGAAACACATTTTCACCAAGTCGAACCTACAAAAACCGTCCAATTTTACTTACAACGTACAAAAATCTCACCCAGCACCACAATCGCGTTATTTGAACACAACCATCGTCAATACCAAAAACAACCATCATCGTTATTTGCTAAACTTCTCGGATTTGCTAAAAATAGCATACGGGTAacctcgggttacacgacgaaaACAATGAGGAGCATGAAGAAAATCCATGGAGAAGATAATGATCTTGGTAATAAAATTGAAGGCATTTTGTCtaatttgtttgttaatcgtGTATGGCCGTCCATGACTGTTGTTTTGGCTCTTTGTATGTACCATATGGGCTAA